Proteins encoded together in one Campylobacter peloridis LMG 23910 window:
- the ribD gene encoding bifunctional diaminohydroxyphosphoribosylaminopyrimidine deaminase/5-amino-6-(5-phosphoribosylamino)uracil reductase RibD: protein MNYEFYMNLAIGEAWKYQLLTYPNPAVGCVILDKNGKILSIEAHKEAGKAHAELEAVSKALKALNPNLDLPQNANDLHAFICKNHQGLLKGASAYVSLEPCNHQGKTPPCAKLFSALGFSEVFIATKDEHELASGGAEFLKNQGIKVHMGICEQRAKELLKPFLKWQKSSFKFFKLALSLNGSAYGKIISSKASRTYAHTLRSKLDLLVVGGETIRHDRPILDARLAQAKAPNLCILSRQNLESFDLKIPLFSVVEREIFTSIPSEAKFIMYEGGENFLKAFKDELDMLLIFSNSNLNTFENVKLDIKLKPLYKGFLENDTYGFYEIVKS, encoded by the coding sequence ATGAATTACGAATTTTATATGAATTTAGCCATAGGTGAAGCTTGGAAATATCAGCTTTTAACCTACCCAAATCCAGCCGTAGGTTGTGTAATCTTAGATAAAAATGGCAAAATCTTAAGCATAGAAGCACACAAAGAAGCAGGCAAGGCTCATGCAGAACTTGAAGCAGTGAGTAAAGCCTTAAAAGCACTTAATCCAAATTTAGATTTACCGCAAAATGCAAATGATTTGCATGCGTTTATTTGTAAAAATCATCAAGGGTTATTAAAAGGTGCTAGTGCTTATGTGAGTTTAGAACCTTGCAATCATCAGGGCAAAACCCCACCATGTGCAAAGCTTTTTAGCGCGCTTGGTTTTAGCGAAGTTTTTATCGCTACTAAAGATGAGCATGAGCTTGCAAGCGGTGGAGCAGAGTTTTTAAAAAATCAAGGCATAAAAGTTCATATGGGAATTTGCGAGCAAAGAGCCAAAGAGCTTTTAAAACCTTTTTTAAAATGGCAAAAATCAAGCTTTAAATTTTTTAAACTAGCCCTTTCTTTAAATGGCTCTGCCTATGGTAAAATCATAAGCTCTAAAGCAAGTAGAACTTATGCTCACACATTACGCTCAAAGCTTGATTTGCTTGTAGTAGGTGGAGAAACTATAAGACATGATAGGCCTATTTTAGATGCAAGGCTAGCTCAAGCTAAAGCACCAAATTTATGCATACTAAGCCGCCAAAATTTAGAAAGTTTTGATCTAAAAATTCCTTTATTTAGCGTGGTTGAAAGAGAAATTTTTACAAGTATTCCTAGCGAAGCTAAGTTCATCATGTATGAGGGTGGAGAGAATTTTTTAAAAGCCTTTAAAGATGAGCTAGATATGCTTTTGATTTTTTCAAACTCAAATTTAAATACTTTTGAAAATGTTAAGCTAGATATAAAGCTAAAGCCTTTATACAAAGGCTTTTTGGAAAATGATACTTATGGATTTTATGAGATTGTTAAATCTTAG
- a CDS encoding autotransporter serine protease gives MKKYLITFIFIGKTFALSDFEVINVHKVHDLNITGKNVNVGIIDSAFNANHPSLQGQIIDQQYSKLNNNKPYIPDLTIDTHGSHVAGIILGKFQNKNQPYGIAYDAKMYGIQIFGHNSGSNKIIPHDVYNYFINKDVKIINNSWNASLYPIVGMSEPGWYRPKYQENSSSYFINLANQNKTIEELSKLAKEKQILSVFAAGNEGIVSPGLSAVVPYYDESIRSWLSVGAIDSSKITKNQDGSLIISSNAIAAYSNGLKGAENFSLVAPGSFVNSANGAYGINPVFGKPDKNLYIRMSGTSMAAPMVSAAAALVSQKYPFLNGKQIADVLLSTANKNYIAPKLTIKETELLNTSTGKKQIYYTIIYIDTPAPNDKEKVKKDLIEAGYWSFQADNILKNTIDNYKLMANAQDDYKAIMSLRKEDLFGQGILDVEKAVNGIGVLDANRLNLQDITDIYGEKEAYYSIDTKGYSAIFSNDISQKKWDDSLHRLDALNSPKDEMQNLNVGFIKDGQGRLILSGENTYLGKTIVKEGELSLIKAQNNKGIISGEVQVLTNGKFSGNGLIKNNLYNQGIVRPGNQDLSDLIVEGLYNQKINAILQLDFGNSGNSKLIANAYKIEGGKLQYIPLPMFYTSGSAVSIDLAGLKDSINDFEKVEISGNNSVDFVAVLDEDKVSINKPAPEPKPEPKPEPKPEPKPEPKPEPKPEPKPEPKPEPKPEPKPEPKPEPKPEPKPEPKPEPKPEPKPEPKPETKPETKPETKPEPDNDSQIIVKPVIKDNAYNTKNSTMGKALRSIRAMDDLSDNYKNYFAFLDNTDKKTMQDSLKSLESNDYLSNSVQLLNTYSSFGQSNMLWALNPTFINQPVENIKLASNFHPTNILYQNDITNFNFYDNQKYIFQMGPNFKKIFGDDFHGSSYGLNLSIGGEIDSSTFITHLSTSYSNIDFSTSNIKTRNVNLSSNYILNLNHFKILSGAGIGAYSSNMQRYILNSNNINGSYNGLIASTQLGIAKEFNYNTHLNITPLTYFNYNYFQQNAFSENGGIFSKSYDDIKHNSTSVVLGITSSYVLPNSKGYNNTLTSSILYERRLTGKKISNMANFTDFKNQKFKQYYNLDTNSLNINLGLNFKPSKSFFFDIRLLNEIYKNQYNANVVSNFGFNF, from the coding sequence ATGAAAAAATATTTAATAACATTTATTTTTATTGGTAAAACTTTTGCTTTAAGTGATTTTGAAGTTATTAATGTCCATAAGGTTCATGATCTTAATATCACAGGAAAAAATGTTAATGTAGGTATTATAGATTCTGCTTTTAATGCAAACCACCCTAGTTTACAAGGGCAAATCATTGATCAGCAATACTCCAAACTAAATAATAATAAACCTTATATTCCTGATTTAACGATTGATACTCATGGTTCACATGTTGCAGGGATTATTTTAGGAAAATTTCAAAATAAAAATCAACCTTATGGAATTGCATATGATGCAAAAATGTATGGAATTCAAATATTTGGCCATAATAGTGGAAGCAATAAAATAATACCACATGATGTATATAATTATTTTATTAATAAAGATGTAAAAATAATCAATAATAGCTGGAATGCATCTTTATACCCTATAGTTGGAATGAGTGAACCAGGGTGGTATAGACCAAAATATCAAGAGAATTCTTCCTCGTATTTTATAAATTTAGCTAATCAAAATAAAACTATTGAAGAACTAAGCAAACTTGCAAAAGAAAAACAAATTTTATCAGTTTTTGCAGCTGGAAATGAAGGTATAGTATCACCTGGATTAAGTGCTGTAGTTCCTTATTATGATGAAAGTATTAGATCATGGCTTAGTGTAGGTGCTATTGATTCATCTAAAATTACTAAAAATCAAGATGGTAGTTTGATTATATCTTCTAATGCAATAGCTGCATATAGTAATGGATTAAAAGGTGCTGAAAATTTTTCATTAGTAGCACCTGGAAGCTTTGTAAATTCAGCTAATGGTGCATATGGTATTAATCCTGTATTTGGAAAACCTGATAAAAATTTATATATTAGAATGAGTGGCACTTCTATGGCAGCACCTATGGTAAGTGCTGCGGCAGCTTTAGTATCGCAAAAATATCCATTTTTAAATGGAAAACAAATAGCTGATGTTTTATTAAGCACTGCAAATAAAAACTATATAGCTCCAAAACTAACAATTAAAGAAACTGAACTTCTTAATACTTCTACTGGAAAAAAACAAATTTATTATACTATTATTTATATAGATACACCTGCACCTAATGATAAAGAAAAAGTTAAAAAAGATTTAATCGAAGCTGGTTATTGGAGTTTTCAAGCAGATAATATTTTAAAAAATACCATTGATAACTATAAATTAATGGCAAATGCACAAGATGATTATAAAGCAATCATGAGCTTAAGAAAAGAAGATTTATTTGGACAAGGTATTTTAGATGTTGAAAAAGCTGTAAATGGCATAGGGGTTTTAGATGCAAATAGGCTAAATTTACAAGATATAACTGATATTTATGGGGAAAAAGAAGCCTACTATAGCATAGATACAAAAGGTTATAGTGCGATTTTTAGCAATGATATATCTCAAAAAAAATGGGATGATAGTTTGCATAGACTTGATGCTTTAAATTCCCCAAAAGATGAAATGCAAAATTTAAATGTTGGATTTATCAAAGATGGACAAGGAAGATTGATTTTAAGCGGAGAAAATACTTATTTGGGTAAAACTATAGTAAAGGAAGGTGAGCTTTCTCTAATAAAAGCACAAAATAACAAAGGAATTATCAGTGGGGAAGTTCAAGTTTTAACTAATGGTAAATTTAGTGGAAATGGCTTAATAAAAAATAATTTATATAACCAAGGAATTGTAAGACCTGGAAATCAAGATTTAAGTGATTTAATTGTAGAAGGTTTATATAATCAAAAAATTAATGCTATTTTACAACTTGATTTTGGAAATAGTGGCAATTCAAAACTTATAGCAAATGCTTACAAAATAGAAGGTGGAAAATTACAATACATACCATTACCTATGTTTTATACTAGCGGAAGTGCTGTTAGTATTGATTTAGCTGGTTTAAAAGATAGTATTAATGATTTTGAAAAAGTTGAGATATCAGGAAATAATAGTGTTGATTTTGTTGCTGTATTAGATGAAGATAAAGTTAGTATTAATAAGCCCGCGCCTGAACCAAAACCTGAACCAAAACCTGAACCAAAACCTGAACCAAAACCTGAACCAAAACCTGAACCAAAACCTGAACCAAAACCTGAACCAAAACCTGAACCAAAACCTGAACCAAAACCTGAACCAAAACCTGAACCAAAACCTGAACCAAAACCTGAACCAAAACCTGAACCAAAACCTGAACCAAAACCTGAACCAAAACCTGAAACAAAACCTGAAACAAAACCTGAAACAAAACCTGAACCAGATAACGATTCTCAAATCATAGTAAAACCAGTCATTAAAGATAACGCTTACAATACCAAAAACAGCACAATGGGTAAAGCATTACGCAGTATCAGAGCAATGGATGATTTAAGTGATAATTATAAAAATTATTTTGCTTTCTTAGATAACACAGATAAAAAAACCATGCAAGATAGTTTAAAAAGCTTAGAATCAAATGATTATTTATCCAATTCAGTTCAATTGCTAAATACCTACAGCAGTTTTGGACAAAGCAATATGCTTTGGGCTCTTAATCCAACTTTTATCAATCAACCCGTAGAAAATATAAAATTAGCTAGTAATTTTCATCCAACAAATATACTATATCAAAATGATATAACTAATTTCAATTTTTATGATAATCAAAAATATATTTTTCAAATGGGGCCTAATTTTAAAAAAATATTTGGAGATGATTTTCATGGAAGTTCTTATGGACTCAATCTTAGCATAGGAGGAGAGATTGATTCTTCAACCTTTATAACACATTTAAGCACATCATATTCTAATATTGATTTTTCAACATCTAATATCAAAACAAGAAATGTTAATTTATCTAGTAATTATATTTTAAATTTAAATCATTTTAAAATTCTAAGCGGTGCAGGTATTGGAGCATACTCAAGCAATATGCAAAGATATATACTAAATTCAAACAATATCAATGGTTCATATAATGGACTAATAGCTTCTACTCAATTAGGAATAGCTAAAGAATTTAATTACAATACCCATTTAAACATTACACCTCTTACTTATTTTAATTATAATTATTTTCAGCAAAATGCATTTAGTGAAAATGGTGGAATTTTTTCAAAATCTTATGATGATATCAAACACAATAGCACTTCTGTAGTTTTAGGCATAACATCTTCTTATGTATTGCCAAATTCTAAAGGATATAACAACACACTAACAAGTTCTATACTATATGAAAGAAGATTGACAGGAAAAAAAATAAGCAATATGGCAAATTTTACAGATTTTAAAAATCAAAAATTTAAGCAATACTATAATTTAGATACTAATTCATTAAATATCAATCTTGGTCTTAATTTCAAGCCAAGTAAATCATTCTTTTTTGATATAAGATTATTAAACGAGATTTACAAAAACCAATACAATGCCAATGTGGTTTCAAATTTTGGATTTAATTTTTGA
- a CDS encoding McrBC 5-methylcytosine restriction system, component McrC: MKNNTFFIIEHQTFSKKDLKEIFKEKAEIFYEELENFAKNNENFLSFKNKNTLKAKNYVGIIQTKNGVLEILPKCTNLQNYVENNPSNHDKEKLKRYYKLDNIFKNDDFYEKDFKFNPKKLLINMLKTLKNSPFKTSNISSLQVFRMPLFEIFITMFLDEFDKVYKKGLLRSYVNCEENRAFLKGKLLFNEHIKSNFIHKERFFTSNDEFILDVAPNRLIKSTLNFLKSKTFINKFKIIKAMQMLDEVEFSKDYMKDFDYKISRHFDYYENILSWCKIFLQNQTFAPYKGKNEAYALLFPMEKIFEDYVAYMLKFANPSENIKTQSSGKYLANKNGEKCFMLKPDLYIENKMILDTKWKIPDQNNEDKKHGIAQGDLYQMFSYACKFKINDIKLVYPLCERTSKLKNEIKELEFNANKYLCFENKKCDIKVQILFAPLPF; the protein is encoded by the coding sequence ATGAAAAATAATACCTTTTTTATCATCGAGCATCAAACCTTTTCTAAAAAAGATTTAAAAGAAATTTTCAAAGAAAAGGCTGAAATTTTTTATGAAGAATTAGAAAATTTTGCAAAAAATAATGAAAATTTTCTAAGTTTTAAAAACAAAAATACCTTAAAAGCTAAAAATTATGTAGGTATTATACAAACAAAAAATGGTGTTTTAGAGATTTTGCCAAAATGCACTAATTTACAAAATTATGTAGAAAATAATCCTTCAAATCACGATAAAGAAAAACTAAAAAGATATTATAAATTAGACAATATTTTTAAAAACGATGATTTTTATGAAAAAGATTTTAAATTTAATCCTAAAAAACTTTTGATTAATATGCTAAAGACTTTGAAAAATTCTCCATTTAAAACTAGCAATATTTCTTCTTTGCAAGTTTTTAGAATGCCTTTGTTTGAGATTTTTATCACTATGTTTTTAGATGAATTTGATAAAGTTTATAAAAAAGGGCTTTTAAGATCTTATGTAAATTGTGAAGAAAATAGAGCTTTTTTGAAAGGAAAATTACTATTTAATGAGCATATAAAATCAAATTTTATACACAAAGAAAGATTTTTCACAAGCAATGATGAATTTATCTTAGATGTGGCTCCAAATCGTTTAATAAAATCAACGCTAAATTTTTTAAAATCAAAAACTTTTATAAATAAATTTAAAATCATAAAAGCTATGCAAATGCTTGATGAGGTGGAATTTTCTAAGGATTATATGAAAGATTTTGATTATAAAATTTCAAGACATTTTGATTATTATGAAAATATACTTTCTTGGTGTAAGATATTTTTACAAAATCAAACTTTTGCTCCATATAAAGGCAAAAATGAAGCTTATGCCTTGCTTTTTCCTATGGAGAAAATTTTTGAAGATTATGTAGCTTATATGCTTAAATTTGCAAATCCTAGTGAAAATATCAAAACTCAAAGTAGTGGAAAATATCTAGCAAATAAAAATGGTGAAAAATGCTTTATGCTAAAGCCTGATTTGTATATAGAAAATAAAATGATCTTAGATACAAAATGGAAAATTCCTGATCAAAATAATGAAGATAAAAAGCACGGCATAGCACAAGGTGATTTGTATCAAATGTTTTCTTATGCTTGTAAATTTAAGATAAATGATATAAAGCTTGTTTATCCACTTTGTGAAAGAACAAGCAAGCTAAAAAATGAAATAAAAGAATTAGAATTTAATGCAAACAAATATTTGTGTTTTGAAAATAAAAAGTGTGATATAAAGGTGCAAATACTCTTTGCACCTTTACCTTTTTAG
- the sppA gene encoding signal peptide peptidase SppA: MQIIKSFFKGIGKIISYINTYFKTFVFLFIVFLILAPSGENTKLSNANLAQINLKGEISDASSVLEQIYKIKDNKTIKGVLFYIDSPGGAFAPSMEIALAIQDLKAKKPVVAYAGGTIASGSYLSAVGADMIIANPASFVGSIGVIMQGFEISELAQKLGINEQTIKAGTYKEAGTFMRKWNEDEKDFLQNLANQSYEIFTQFVAQNRNLDLNQTNSWADAKVFLANEALKLKLIDKIGNYEQAKKEVEKLAKVQNPIWQKEDAIDKFLKRLEEQSASFFANTLVQFFSQINSQKIY; encoded by the coding sequence ATGCAAATTATAAAATCATTTTTTAAAGGAATAGGCAAAATCATATCTTATATCAACACTTATTTTAAGACTTTTGTGTTTTTGTTTATCGTGTTTTTAATCCTTGCTCCAAGTGGAGAAAACACTAAACTTTCTAATGCAAATTTAGCTCAAATTAACCTCAAAGGCGAAATAAGTGACGCAAGTAGTGTATTAGAACAAATTTATAAAATTAAAGACAATAAAACAATCAAAGGGGTCTTATTTTACATAGATAGCCCCGGTGGAGCTTTTGCACCAAGTATGGAAATAGCTCTTGCTATACAAGATCTTAAAGCCAAAAAACCTGTAGTAGCATACGCTGGTGGAACCATAGCAAGTGGGAGCTACTTAAGTGCAGTTGGAGCTGATATGATCATCGCTAATCCTGCTAGCTTTGTAGGATCTATCGGAGTAATCATGCAAGGTTTTGAAATAAGCGAACTTGCACAAAAATTAGGTATAAACGAACAAACGATTAAAGCAGGGACTTATAAAGAAGCAGGAACTTTCATGCGTAAATGGAATGAAGATGAAAAAGATTTTTTGCAAAATTTAGCTAATCAAAGTTATGAAATTTTTACACAATTTGTGGCTCAAAATCGTAATTTAGACTTAAATCAAACAAACTCATGGGCTGATGCGAAAGTGTTTTTAGCCAATGAGGCTTTAAAATTAAAACTAATTGATAAAATAGGTAATTACGAACAAGCTAAAAAAGAAGTAGAAAAACTAGCTAAAGTGCAAAACCCTATCTGGCAAAAAGAAGACGCTATAGATAAATTCTTAAAAAGATTAGAAGAGCAAAGTGCTAGCTTTTTTGCTAACACTTTAGTGCAGTTTTTTTCACAAATAAACTCACAAAAAATCTACTAA